One Melospiza melodia melodia isolate bMelMel2 chromosome 29, bMelMel2.pri, whole genome shotgun sequence DNA segment encodes these proteins:
- the CRYAB gene encoding alpha-crystallin B chain: MDITIHNPLIRRPFFSWLAPSRIFDQIFGEHLPESELLPVSPSFSPFLMRSPILRMPSWLETGLSEMRLDKDKFYVNLDVKHFSPEELKVKVLGDMIEIHGKHEERQDEHGFIAREFSRKYRIPDDVDPLTITSSLSLDGVLTVSAPRRQSDVPERSIPITREDKPAIAGAQRK, translated from the exons ATGGATATCACCATCCACAACCCCCTGATCCGCAGACCTTTCTTCTCCTGGTTGGCACCCAGCCGCATCTTTGACCAGATTTTCGGGGAGCACCTGCCCGAGTCGGAGCTGCTCCCCGTTTCCCCCAGCTTCAGCCCCTTCCTGATGAGATCCCCCATCCTTCGGATGCCCAGTTGGCTAGAGACAGGACTCTCCGAG ATGCGACTGGATAAGGACAAATTCTATGTGAACCTGGATGTGAAGCATTTCTCCCCTGAGGAGCTGAAGGTGAAGGTGCTCGGGGACATGATTGAGATCCACGGCAAGCACGAGGAGCGCCAG GACGAGCACGGGTTCATCGCGCGGGAGTTCAGCAGGAAGTACCGCATCCCGGACGACGTGGACCCCCTGACCATCACGTCCTCGCTGTCCCTGGACGGGGTGCTGACCGTGAGTGCACCCCGCCGGCAGAGCGACGTCCCCGAGCGCAGCATCCCCATCACCCGCGAGGACAAGCCCGCCATCGCGGGCGCCCAGAGGAAGTGA
- the FDXACB1 gene encoding ferredoxin-fold anticodon-binding domain-containing protein 1, translating into MGPQPRRVLLLGEGNFSFAAALSGAPGTHVVATCYESEEEAAGRGAAARSIRRLRDSGAEVVFSVDCTKLKEHFVPGEREFDRVYFNFPHCGRKAGVVKNRQLLAGFFHSCAEVLAQEGEVHVALCNGQGGTPADQPRREWHNSWQIVAVAAGAGFILSHVHPFKAETIEGYECTGYRSQDKSFCVEGALNHIFTRSTAPQCFTSMSCHTQLGSQKVSFQVPQVLVDKINRGFLEVNSSHPVRTIKEKLSAGLGQAFPLQDISSCLPLLQQGRPGGVCHSNTFCITLSPGEAPGTGKTSQGLADAALCSHFGQGTGGNGQEGRPAPEQFYLRPSLLPHAQAMIQNGAFSPGTLQVLSGPVFRKCRITPHSMPAFHEMLVVLAVSRGTENSCVQMLVENIKTTMNSLHQGPSGVKPSISLQEPSFGAELSDFAAFERQLGEVQHFLCVGTEPEPPGSCVGVIRAAPAELKSQELVVVSASLNLDRLAMLLCGISDWRMLWTWDRRFLRQFPEGELRLFESFSLYPPSYVHDVSFWLPDGQDFDEVAFHTLARRVSGEMVVSIQLRDSFQQPGTGRRSLCYRVTFQSCDRALGSREAAEMQLHLREEIQQHLGVTLR; encoded by the exons aTGGGGCCGCAGCCCCGCCGCGTGCTGCTGCTCGGGGAGGGAAACTTCTCCTTCGCCGCGGCGCTGAGCGGGGCCCCGGGCACGCACGTGGTGGCCACTTGCTACGAGAGCGAGGAGGAGGCGGCCGGGAGAGGGGCAGCGGCGCGGAGCATCCGCCGGCTGCGGGACAGCG GAGCCGAGGTTGTGTTTTCCGTGGACTGCACCAAGCTGAAGGAGCACTTTGTCCCGGGAGAACGGGAATTTGATCGCGTTTATTTCAACTTCCCCCACTGTGGGAGGAAGGCTGGGGTGGTGAAGAACAGGCAGCTCCTCGCTGGCTTTTTCCACAG ctgtgcagaggtgctggcccaggagggagaGGTCCACGTGGCCCTTTGCAATGGCCAGGGAGGGACTCCTGCGGATCAGCCCAGGAGGGAGTGGCACAACAGCTGGCAAATcgtggctgtggctgcaggagctggctttATCCTGAGCCACGTTCATCCCTTCAAAGCAGAGACTATCGAGGGATACGAATGCACAGGTTACAG GAGTCAGGATAAATCCTTCTGTGTGGAGGGTGCTTTGAACCACATTTTCACACGGAGCACAGCACCCCAGTGTTTCACATCCATGAGCTGCCACACACAACTGGGGAGCCAAAAAGTTTCTTTTCAAGTGCCACAAGTCCTTGTGGATAAAATTAACAG GGGTTTCCTTGAGGTGAATTCAAGTCATCCAGTAAGGACAATAAAGGAGAAGCTCAGTGCAGGGCTCGGCCAAGCTTTTCCTCTGCAGGACATCAGCTCctgccttcccctgctccagcaaggtCGCCCCGGGGGTGTTTGCCACTCCAACACCTTCTGCATCACCCTGAGCCCAGGGGAGGCTCCAGGCACTGGGAAAACATCTCAGGGACTGGCAGATGCAGCTCTGTGTTCCCATTTTGGCCAGGGCACAGGTGGGAATGGGCAGGAGGGACGCCCAGCTCCAGAGCAGTTTTACCTTAGGCCTTCCCTCCTGCCTCATGCCCAGGCAATGATACAAAATGGAGCCTTTTCCCCAGGGACACTTCAGGTTCTTTCTGGGCCCGTTTTTAGGAAATGTCGGATCACTCCCCACTCCATGCCTGCTTTCCATGAGATGCTGGTTGTGCTCGCAGTGAGCAGGGGCACGGAGAACAGCTGTGTGCAGATGTTGGTGGAGAACATTAAAACCACCATGAATTCCCTTCACCAGGGCCCTTCTGGTGTCAAACCCAGCATCAGCCTGCAGGAACCAAGTTTTGGAGCTGAGCTCAGTGACTTTGCTGCTTTTGAAAGGCAGCTTGGTGAAGTTCAGCATTTCCTCtgtgtggggacagagccagagcccccaggCTCCTGTGTGGGCGTTatcagggcagctcctgctgaaTTAAAAAGCCAGGAGCTGGTTGTTGTCTCTGCCTCGCTGAACCTGGACCGCCTGGCCATGCTGCTCTGTGGAATATCCGACTGGAGAATGCTCTGGACGTGGGACAGGCGCTTCCTCAGGCAGTTCCCTGAGGGGGAGTTGAGGCTTTTCGAGAGTTTTTCCCTCTACCCACCTTCCTATGTGCACGACGTCAGCTTCTGGCTTCCTGACGGGCAGGACTTTGATGAAGTGGCTTTCCACACCCTTGCCAGGAGGGTGTCAGGTGAAATGGTCGTTTCCATCCAGCTGAGGGACAGTTTCCAGCAGCCAGGGACGGGACGGAGGAGCCTCTGCTACAGGGTGACTTTCCAGTCCTGTGACAGGGCCTTGGGCAGCCGGGAGGCAGCGGAGATGCAGCTGCACCTTCGGGAGGAAATCCAGCAGCACCTGGGTGTGACCCTGAGGTAG